A DNA window from Staphylococcus warneri contains the following coding sequences:
- a CDS encoding rhodanese-like domain-containing protein, producing MSISLYIAIIILVIIIGYMVVQQILNKRAVKELDQNDFHKGLRKAQVVDVREKVDYDYGHINGARNIPITMFKQRFQGLRKDQPIYLCDANGIASYRAARMLRKNGYTDLYMLKGGYKKWTGKIKSKK from the coding sequence ATGAGTATCTCTTTGTATATTGCAATTATTATATTAGTTATAATAATTGGTTATATGGTCGTTCAACAAATTCTTAATAAGCGAGCTGTTAAAGAATTAGACCAAAATGATTTTCATAAAGGCTTACGTAAAGCACAAGTGGTTGATGTGAGAGAAAAAGTTGACTATGATTATGGTCACATCAATGGCGCTCGAAATATTCCCATTACTATGTTTAAACAAAGATTTCAAGGTCTAAGAAAAGACCAACCTATTTATCTTTGTGATGCAAATGGTATTGCTAGTTATCGTGCTGCTCGTATGTTAAGAAAAAACGGCTATACAGATCTTTATATGCTTAAAGGCGGCTATAAAAAATGGACTGGCAAAATCAAGTCCAAAAAATAG
- a CDS encoding biotin/lipoate A/B protein ligase family protein — protein sequence MTETWNFINTGSHDPYYNMAMDEALLNFVSRGEIDPVIRFYTWDPATLSIGYFQRLTKEIDIEKVKEKGYGLVRRQTGGRGVLHDKELTYSVIVPESHPKMPSTITEAYRVISQGLLEGFKNLGFDTYFAVPRSKEEREKLKQPRSSVCFDAPSWYELVVEGRKIAGSAQTRQKGVILQHGSILQDIDIDELFDLFIFKHDRLKAKMKEAFVDKAVAINDISEQHITLNEMEKAFEDGFKKGLQITFKPLTLTDAQLEEVRALEEKFRSDDWTYRK from the coding sequence ATGACAGAAACATGGAACTTTATTAATACTGGTAGTCACGATCCATATTATAATATGGCAATGGATGAAGCATTACTTAATTTCGTATCTAGAGGTGAAATTGATCCTGTCATTCGTTTCTATACTTGGGACCCAGCCACATTATCAATCGGCTATTTCCAACGATTAACTAAAGAAATTGATATCGAAAAAGTGAAAGAAAAGGGCTATGGACTTGTAAGACGCCAAACTGGTGGTAGAGGCGTATTGCATGACAAAGAGTTAACTTATAGTGTTATAGTACCTGAATCACATCCTAAAATGCCATCAACGATAACAGAAGCTTATAGAGTAATTTCACAAGGATTATTAGAAGGATTCAAAAACCTAGGCTTCGATACTTATTTTGCTGTTCCTCGTTCTAAAGAAGAAAGAGAGAAATTAAAGCAACCTCGTAGCTCTGTATGCTTTGATGCACCAAGTTGGTATGAGCTTGTAGTAGAAGGCCGCAAAATAGCTGGTAGTGCTCAGACACGTCAAAAAGGTGTCATTCTACAACATGGATCTATATTACAAGATATAGATATCGATGAACTATTTGATTTGTTCATTTTCAAACATGATCGTTTAAAAGCAAAAATGAAAGAAGCTTTTGTAGACAAAGCAGTGGCCATCAACGACATATCAGAACAACATATTACTTTAAATGAAATGGAAAAAGCATTTGAAGATGGCTTCAAAAAGGGATTACAGATTACGTTTAAACCACTAACATTAACTGATGCACAATTAGAAGAAGTAAGAGCATTGGAAGAAAAATTCCGTTCAGACGATTGGACCTATAGAAAATAA
- a CDS encoding SA1362 family protein — protein MKNIWFYIVLAIAAFGLIMNLDVFLFSIVRMLISFAILVLVIYLIYYFFFLTEEQRKYKRAQRKYRKRK, from the coding sequence ATGAAAAATATTTGGTTTTATATTGTACTAGCTATTGCAGCATTTGGTTTAATTATGAATTTAGATGTGTTTCTATTTTCAATCGTTAGAATGTTAATTAGCTTTGCAATTTTAGTTTTAGTGATATATCTTATATATTATTTCTTCTTCTTAACAGAAGAACAGCGTAAGTATAAAAGAGCGCAACGTAAGTATCGTAAACGTAAATAA
- the efp gene encoding elongation factor P: protein MISVNDFKTGLTISVDNGIWKVIDFQHVKPGKGSAFVRSKLRNLRTGAIQEKTFRAGEKVEQAMIENRRMQYLYADGDNHVFMDNETFDQTELPGDYLKDELNYLKANMEVQIQSYDGEVIGLELPKTVELQVTETEPGIKGDTATGATKSATVETGYTLNVPLFVNEGDILVINTGDGSYISRG, encoded by the coding sequence ATGATTTCAGTAAATGATTTTAAAACAGGTTTAACAATTTCTGTAGATAATGGCATTTGGAAAGTAATTGATTTCCAACATGTAAAACCAGGTAAAGGATCTGCTTTCGTACGTTCAAAATTACGTAATCTAAGAACAGGTGCTATACAAGAAAAAACATTTAGAGCTGGTGAAAAAGTAGAACAAGCTATGATTGAAAATCGTCGTATGCAATACTTATATGCTGATGGAGATAATCATGTTTTCATGGATAATGAAACATTTGACCAAACAGAATTACCAGGTGACTACTTAAAAGACGAATTAAATTACTTAAAAGCCAATATGGAAGTTCAAATTCAATCATATGATGGTGAAGTAATTGGATTAGAATTACCGAAAACAGTAGAATTACAAGTAACTGAAACTGAACCAGGTATTAAAGGTGATACTGCCACAGGTGCTACTAAATCAGCTACTGTTGAGACAGGATATACATTAAATGTACCTTTATTTGTTAACGAAGGTGACATTCTTGTTATCAACACTGGTGACGGAAGCTACATTTCTAGAGGTTAA
- the argC gene encoding N-acetyl-gamma-glutamyl-phosphate reductase: MRISIVGITGYSGLELLRLIHHHPHIEVSSIHATQSIGNPISDLYPHLKGICDLTVQPFDANEIMKHSDLVVFATPSGIASQLSPEFVISDFPVVDISGDHRLPPDEYKLWYKKEPVDYHIQKQFTYCLPEFNTSKNHRFISNPGCYATAVELALIPLLQNKLIQLDSIIIDAKSGLSGAGKNPTTASHFVNINNNYLTYKLNEHQHIPEIIQMLKHYDHNLQNIQFSTSLIPVNRGIVATIYCKLNNPTFTNQITATYESIYKDKPFIRILRTMPQLNEVVGTNYVNLGFRYNDKTNVLTVMVVLDNLIKGASGQALQNINLMYGFDETEGLCSVPPLV, from the coding sequence ATGCGTATAAGTATTGTAGGAATCACTGGATATTCAGGGCTAGAACTATTGCGTCTTATACATCATCATCCTCATATTGAGGTATCATCAATACATGCTACTCAATCAATTGGTAATCCTATTTCAGATCTATATCCACATTTAAAGGGGATATGCGATTTAACTGTACAACCATTTGATGCAAATGAAATTATGAAACATAGCGATCTAGTTGTATTCGCAACTCCTAGTGGTATTGCTAGTCAATTATCTCCAGAATTTGTCATTTCAGATTTTCCAGTAGTTGATATTTCAGGCGATCATAGATTACCACCAGATGAATATAAATTATGGTATAAAAAAGAACCAGTTGATTATCATATTCAAAAGCAATTCACATATTGTTTGCCAGAGTTTAATACATCTAAGAACCATCGCTTTATATCAAATCCTGGGTGTTATGCAACTGCAGTTGAACTGGCACTCATTCCTTTGTTACAAAACAAATTGATACAGTTAGACTCAATTATCATTGATGCTAAAAGTGGTTTGTCAGGTGCTGGTAAAAATCCTACAACAGCTAGTCACTTTGTTAATATAAATAACAATTATTTAACTTATAAATTAAACGAACATCAGCATATACCTGAAATAATACAGATGTTAAAACATTACGATCATAATTTACAGAATATTCAGTTTTCCACTTCTTTAATACCTGTTAATAGAGGTATCGTTGCAACCATTTACTGTAAATTAAACAATCCGACATTCACTAATCAGATTACAGCAACATATGAATCAATTTATAAAGATAAGCCATTTATACGCATTCTAAGAACCATGCCACAATTAAATGAAGTTGTCGGAACTAATTATGTAAATTTAGGATTTAGATACAATGATAAAACAAATGTTTTAACAGTTATGGTAGTACTAGATAATTTAATCAAGGGCGCTTCTGGACAAGCACTACAAAACATCAACCTTATGTATGGTTTTGATGAAACTGAAGGACTATGCAGTGTACCTCCATTAGTGTAG
- the argJ gene encoding bifunctional glutamate N-acetyltransferase/amino-acid acetyltransferase ArgJ produces the protein MKEILGNIASPKGFSADGIHTGIKKRKLDLGWIVSECPSSVAYVQTTNKVKAAPLILNKRTIQTKGKIQAIIANSGIANACTGEKGMEDAISMQQQTSESLSINQDLICFASTGIIGQRLPMVKVKKGIQQLNIDGNANHFAKAILTTDLTTKTCVVNETFDQTTVTMAGVAKGSGMIHPNMATMLAFITCDANISTETLQVALKTNIDKTFNQITIDGDTSTNDLVLVLSNGLAKNKEILPNTEEFTTFCNMLEHVMRSLAIQIAKDGEGATKLIEVTVDEMPDEITARMIAKTVVGSNLVKTAIYGEDPNWGRIFAAIGYTQSNFDINNVDILIEGIPVMKGSTPITYNIDTMQNKLKNKDIHININMHQGNTSGTAWGCDLTYDYVKINALYTT, from the coding sequence ATGAAAGAAATTTTAGGGAATATTGCGAGTCCAAAAGGTTTTTCTGCAGATGGAATTCATACTGGTATCAAAAAAAGAAAATTGGATTTAGGTTGGATTGTGTCCGAATGTCCATCAAGTGTCGCTTATGTTCAAACAACAAACAAAGTCAAAGCAGCACCTTTAATTTTAAATAAAAGAACAATACAAACTAAAGGAAAAATTCAAGCTATCATTGCCAACTCAGGGATAGCCAATGCATGTACAGGAGAAAAGGGTATGGAAGATGCCATTTCAATGCAACAGCAAACATCAGAATCATTAAGTATCAATCAGGATTTAATTTGTTTTGCTTCTACCGGAATTATTGGTCAACGTTTACCAATGGTTAAAGTTAAAAAAGGTATACAACAACTTAACATAGATGGTAATGCTAATCATTTTGCAAAAGCAATTTTAACTACTGATTTAACAACTAAAACATGTGTCGTAAATGAAACATTTGACCAAACGACTGTGACCATGGCAGGTGTTGCTAAAGGTTCTGGCATGATTCACCCAAATATGGCTACAATGCTAGCTTTTATAACATGTGATGCTAATATTTCTACTGAAACATTGCAAGTTGCATTAAAAACAAATATAGATAAAACGTTTAATCAAATTACTATCGATGGCGATACATCTACTAATGATTTAGTGTTAGTTTTATCAAATGGCTTAGCTAAAAATAAAGAAATTTTACCGAACACTGAAGAATTCACAACATTTTGCAATATGTTAGAACATGTCATGCGTTCACTTGCGATACAAATTGCCAAAGACGGTGAAGGCGCTACAAAATTAATTGAAGTGACTGTAGACGAAATGCCAGATGAAATAACCGCAAGAATGATAGCCAAGACAGTTGTGGGTTCCAATTTAGTAAAGACTGCTATTTATGGAGAAGATCCTAATTGGGGACGCATATTCGCAGCAATAGGTTATACACAATCCAACTTTGACATCAATAACGTTGATATTTTAATAGAAGGTATCCCTGTTATGAAAGGTTCAACACCTATCACTTATAACATTGATACGATGCAAAATAAATTAAAAAATAAAGATATTCATATCAACATTAATATGCATCAAGGTAATACCTCAGGTACTGCATGGGGTTGTGATTTAACTTATGATTACGTAAAAATTAATGCATTATATACAACATAG
- the argB gene encoding acetylglutamate kinase, producing the protein MKQIIVIKMGGIAIKHLTEDTLIQIKHWIQQNYQIIIVHGGGNVIESLLIKAKHPTIKKDGLRVTAKEDLPIIKDALFNYIGKGLASDLKAVNLNVKQLREEQFLIIQADYLDYHQYGSVGKNIQVNVSAIQKYLNQNMIPVISSIGSHQDDDLININADHLATAIAIAMKAQKLILMTDVQGVIEHGTLIKRLNISDVQSKIDNRIITGGMIPKVESAVATIKAGVNEVIIGNNLLTGTIIEGNNK; encoded by the coding sequence ATGAAACAAATTATAGTAATTAAAATGGGTGGCATAGCTATAAAACATTTAACCGAAGATACTCTTATACAAATAAAGCATTGGATTCAACAAAACTATCAAATAATCATCGTCCACGGTGGAGGTAATGTTATAGAATCATTATTGATAAAAGCTAAACACCCCACAATCAAAAAAGATGGATTAAGAGTAACTGCTAAGGAAGATTTACCAATTATTAAGGATGCCCTGTTTAATTATATTGGTAAAGGGTTAGCTAGTGATTTAAAAGCTGTAAACTTAAATGTTAAGCAGTTAAGAGAAGAACAATTTTTAATCATTCAAGCTGATTATTTGGATTATCATCAATACGGTTCAGTAGGTAAAAATATACAAGTAAATGTAAGTGCAATTCAGAAATATTTAAATCAAAATATGATTCCTGTTATAAGTTCTATCGGTTCACATCAAGATGATGATTTAATTAATATCAATGCCGATCATTTAGCAACAGCAATTGCCATCGCAATGAAAGCACAAAAATTAATATTAATGACTGACGTTCAAGGTGTGATAGAACATGGAACTTTGATAAAAAGGTTAAATATTAGCGATGTGCAATCTAAAATAGACAACCGTATCATTACTGGTGGCATGATACCTAAAGTTGAAAGTGCAGTAGCAACAATTAAGGCAGGAGTTAATGAAGTCATAATTGGAAATAATTTATTAACAGGAACCATCATAGAAGGGAACAACAAATGA
- a CDS encoding acetylornithine transaminase, which translates to MSYLFQNYKRTNVEFVRAEGNELIDTNGNKYLDFSSGIGVTNLGFHPYVKEQLQIQVASIWHTPNLYLNTLQEDVAQLLVRQYDYCVFFCNSGAEANEAAIKLARKYTGKQSIICFDQSFHGRTYGAMSATGQGKIKAGFGDVVPHFSYAKFNDINSVKSLITKDTAAIMLELIQGESGIHVAKSTFIKQLSQLCNEHDILLIVDEVQTGIGRTGKCFAFEHYDIEPDIITSAKGLANGVPVGAMLGKRSLSYVFDYGSHGSTFGGNKLAMTAAKATLETINDAQFLNDVSKKSEELFTKLNKALFDNPRIIDIRGKGLMIGIETDLDLSQLVNKARQHGLIILTAGQNVIRLLPPLTISSQEINQAVCVLKDIFNES; encoded by the coding sequence ATGAGTTATTTATTTCAAAATTACAAAAGAACAAATGTCGAATTCGTAAGAGCAGAAGGAAATGAGTTAATTGATACAAACGGTAATAAATATCTCGATTTTTCTTCAGGTATAGGTGTAACAAATTTAGGATTTCACCCATACGTTAAAGAGCAATTACAGATACAAGTTGCCAGTATTTGGCATACACCTAATTTATATTTAAATACGCTACAAGAAGATGTGGCTCAATTATTAGTACGTCAATATGACTATTGTGTATTTTTCTGTAATAGCGGTGCTGAAGCAAATGAGGCTGCTATTAAATTAGCACGTAAATATACGGGCAAACAATCTATTATATGTTTTGACCAATCATTTCATGGCAGAACATATGGTGCAATGTCTGCTACAGGACAAGGAAAAATAAAAGCAGGCTTTGGAGATGTAGTTCCTCACTTTAGTTATGCAAAATTTAATGACATCAATAGTGTGAAATCACTAATCACTAAAGATACAGCAGCTATCATGTTAGAACTTATTCAAGGTGAATCTGGTATACACGTTGCTAAATCAACCTTTATTAAACAATTAAGTCAACTATGTAATGAACATGATATCTTATTAATCGTAGATGAGGTACAAACTGGTATTGGACGAACGGGTAAATGTTTTGCTTTTGAACATTACGATATAGAACCTGATATTATTACTTCTGCTAAAGGACTTGCTAATGGCGTACCCGTAGGCGCTATGTTAGGAAAGCGAAGTTTATCATATGTTTTTGATTATGGTAGTCATGGGTCTACATTTGGTGGGAATAAACTTGCAATGACAGCTGCCAAAGCCACCTTAGAAACCATTAATGATGCACAATTTTTAAATGACGTTTCAAAAAAATCAGAAGAATTATTTACTAAATTAAACAAAGCTTTATTTGACAACCCTCGTATCATTGACATACGTGGCAAAGGATTAATGATAGGTATTGAAACAGATTTAGACTTGTCTCAACTTGTAAACAAAGCACGTCAGCATGGTTTAATCATTTTAACTGCAGGTCAAAACGTTATACGATTATTGCCACCACTAACCATTAGTTCTCAAGAAATTAATCAAGCAGTATGTGTGTTAAAAGACATCTTTAATGAATCATAA
- the accB gene encoding acetyl-CoA carboxylase biotin carboxyl carrier protein: protein MNFKEIKELIEILDQSNLTEINIEDNKGSVVNLKKEKETEIITPQVAQQPAPSVAQPQVAQSAPQVSEDTQSQEVVADNYETINAPMVGTFYKSPSPEEGAYVQVGDKVSNDTTVCILEAMKLFNEIQAEISGEIVEILVEDGQMVEYGQPLFKVK, encoded by the coding sequence ATGAACTTTAAAGAAATAAAAGAATTAATAGAGATTCTTGATCAATCAAACTTAACAGAAATTAACATTGAAGATAATAAAGGTAGCGTAGTTAACTTAAAAAAAGAAAAAGAAACTGAAATTATCACACCTCAAGTAGCACAACAACCAGCACCCTCTGTAGCTCAACCTCAAGTTGCTCAATCTGCACCACAAGTGAGTGAAGATACACAATCACAAGAAGTTGTGGCAGATAATTACGAAACTATTAATGCACCAATGGTTGGTACATTTTATAAATCACCATCACCAGAAGAAGGTGCTTACGTACAAGTTGGAGATAAAGTCTCTAATGACACAACTGTTTGTATTTTAGAAGCAATGAAACTATTTAATGAAATTCAAGCAGAAATCTCAGGTGAAATTGTTGAAATATTAGTAGAAGACGGACAAATGGTAGAGTATGGCCAACCGTTATTTAAGGTGAAATAA
- the accC gene encoding acetyl-CoA carboxylase biotin carboxylase subunit, giving the protein MKKVLIANRGEIAVRIIRACHELGIQTVAIYSEGDKDALHTQIADEAYCVGPTLSKDSYLNIPNILSIATSTGCDGVHPGYGFLAENGDFAELCEACQLKFIGPSHESIQKMGIKDVAKAEMIKANVPVVPGSEGLVHNIDDAKKVAKKIGYPVIIKATAGGGGKGIRVARDEKELETGYRMTQQEAETAFGNGGLYLEKFIENFRHIEIQIIGDSYGNVIHLGERDCTIQRRMQKLVEEAPSPILSEETRQEMGNAAIRAAKAVNYENAGTIEFIYDLNDDKFYFMEMNTRIQVEHPVTEMVTGVDLVKLQLKVAMGEALPFKQKDIKINGHAIEFRINAENPYKDFMPSPGKITQYLAPGGFGVRIESACYTNYTIPPYYDSMVAKLIVHESTRDEAIMTGIRALSEYLVLGIDTTIPFHLKLLTNDIFRSGEFNTKFLEKYNIMADDNQ; this is encoded by the coding sequence ATGAAAAAAGTACTTATTGCAAATCGTGGCGAAATCGCAGTTAGAATCATCAGAGCTTGCCACGAGCTAGGTATTCAAACAGTTGCTATTTATTCAGAAGGAGACAAAGACGCTTTACATACTCAAATTGCTGATGAAGCATATTGCGTTGGTCCAACTCTGTCTAAGGATTCATATTTAAATATTCCTAATATCTTATCAATTGCTACATCAACAGGATGTGATGGTGTTCATCCAGGTTACGGTTTCTTAGCTGAAAATGGTGATTTTGCTGAATTATGTGAAGCTTGTCAATTAAAGTTTATCGGGCCAAGCCATGAATCTATTCAAAAAATGGGTATAAAAGATGTCGCTAAAGCTGAAATGATCAAAGCCAATGTTCCTGTTGTTCCAGGTAGTGAAGGTTTAGTTCATAATATTGACGATGCGAAAAAAGTTGCAAAGAAAATTGGTTATCCTGTCATAATTAAAGCCACAGCTGGTGGTGGTGGAAAAGGTATACGTGTAGCTCGTGATGAGAAAGAACTAGAAACAGGCTATCGAATGACACAACAAGAAGCGGAAACTGCATTTGGTAATGGCGGGTTATATTTAGAAAAATTCATTGAAAATTTCCGTCATATTGAAATTCAAATCATAGGTGACAGTTATGGTAATGTAATTCATTTAGGTGAACGTGACTGTACAATTCAAAGACGTATGCAAAAATTAGTAGAAGAAGCACCTTCACCAATCTTGTCAGAAGAAACACGTCAAGAAATGGGTAACGCTGCTATAAGAGCTGCTAAAGCCGTTAACTATGAAAATGCTGGAACGATAGAATTTATATATGATTTAAATGATGATAAATTCTACTTCATGGAAATGAATACCCGTATTCAAGTTGAACACCCAGTTACTGAAATGGTTACAGGTGTGGACTTAGTTAAACTGCAATTAAAAGTGGCGATGGGTGAAGCATTACCATTTAAACAAAAAGATATCAAAATTAATGGTCATGCGATTGAATTTAGAATTAACGCCGAAAATCCTTACAAAGATTTCATGCCATCTCCTGGTAAAATCACACAATATTTAGCACCAGGTGGATTCGGAGTCAGAATTGAATCTGCATGTTATACTAATTATACAATTCCGCCATATTATGATTCTATGGTTGCTAAACTTATCGTACATGAGTCAACAAGAGATGAAGCAATCATGACAGGTATCAGAGCGTTAAGTGAATATTTAGTTTTAGGAATTGATACTACGATTCCATTCCATTTAAAATTATTAACAAATGATATCTTTAGAAGTGGTGAATTTAATACAAAATTCCTAGAAAAATATAATATTATGGCTGATGACAACCAATAG
- a CDS encoding Asp23/Gls24 family envelope stress response protein, producing the protein MVNVADYSHTNLGKIEIAPEVLSVIASIATSEVDGITGHFAELKNTNLEKISRKNLNRDLKIEAREDGIYIDVYCAFKHGINISKTANQIQSAIFNQISTMAAIEPKQINVHITQIVVEK; encoded by the coding sequence ATGGTCAATGTTGCGGATTATTCTCATACAAATTTAGGCAAAATCGAAATTGCTCCAGAAGTTTTATCTGTTATTGCTAGTATTGCTACATCAGAAGTAGATGGCATTACAGGACATTTTGCAGAATTAAAAAATACTAACTTAGAAAAAATTAGTCGTAAAAATTTAAATAGAGATTTAAAAATAGAAGCTCGAGAAGATGGTATTTATATCGATGTTTATTGCGCTTTTAAACACGGTATCAATATCTCTAAAACAGCTAATCAAATTCAGTCTGCTATTTTCAATCAAATTTCTACAATGGCAGCAATTGAACCAAAACAAATTAACGTTCATATTACACAAATTGTAGTAGAAAAATAA
- the nusB gene encoding transcription antitermination factor NusB yields MSRKESRVQAFQTLFQLEIKDTDLTIKEAINFIKDDYPDLDFDFINWLVTGVKDHEPVLDEKIKPYLKDWSLERLLKTDRIILRMATFEILHSDTPAKVVINEAVELAKQFSDDDHYKFINGVLSNIN; encoded by the coding sequence ATGAGTCGTAAAGAATCAAGAGTTCAAGCTTTTCAAACTTTATTTCAATTAGAAATTAAAGACACTGATTTAACTATCAAAGAAGCAATTAACTTTATTAAAGATGACTACCCAGATTTAGACTTTGATTTTATTAATTGGTTAGTGACTGGTGTTAAAGATCATGAACCCGTATTAGATGAAAAAATCAAACCATATCTTAAAGATTGGTCACTCGAAAGATTACTAAAAACAGATCGTATTATCTTACGCATGGCAACTTTTGAAATATTACACAGTGATACACCAGCTAAAGTAGTCATCAACGAAGCCGTTGAATTAGCAAAACAATTTAGTGATGATGATCATTATAAATTTATCAATGGCGTACTGAGTAACATAAACTAA
- the xseA gene encoding exodeoxyribonuclease VII large subunit: MTDYLTVSTLTKYIKYKFDQDPHLQSVLIKGELSNFKKHSSGHLYFNVKDKESVISAMMFKGSASKLNFEPKEGDEVLLEARVSVYERRGNYQIYVNKMQLDGIGNLYQKLEELKKKLSKEGYFDNSNKKPIPRFPKRIAVLTASTGAAIRDIHSTINSRYPLVEQVQISTLVQGKQAKDDIIEKIKYSDQLDVDTIIVGRGGGSIEDLWNFNEEEVVKAIFECQTPIISAVGHETDFTLSDFVADVRAATPTQAAVMATPDQYELLQQIKQYQFTLTRHIKQYVEQHKKHLEHLASYYKFKQPSLLYDQQIQRRDDLEKQLNQKLASKLEQQQHQLNILKQRFNPKHLETSIVRNQQQNGQLKSRLTQKINNDLSQYKNALKSKIEQLNQLSPTNTMLRGYAIVNKDDDVVTSTKDMSENDEIVLTMKDGQIDAIVKKVRCNDE, from the coding sequence ATGACTGATTACTTAACAGTTTCGACATTAACAAAATATATTAAGTATAAATTTGATCAAGACCCACATTTACAGTCTGTTCTTATAAAAGGAGAACTTTCAAATTTTAAAAAACATTCAAGTGGGCATTTATATTTCAATGTAAAAGATAAAGAAAGCGTTATTAGTGCAATGATGTTTAAAGGTAGTGCTTCTAAACTCAATTTCGAACCTAAAGAGGGCGATGAAGTACTATTAGAGGCACGTGTATCTGTCTATGAACGTAGAGGCAACTATCAAATATATGTAAATAAGATGCAGCTTGATGGTATTGGTAATCTATATCAAAAATTGGAAGAACTAAAGAAAAAACTTTCAAAAGAAGGTTATTTTGATAATAGTAATAAAAAACCTATACCGCGTTTTCCCAAAAGAATTGCTGTCCTTACTGCAAGTACAGGTGCCGCTATCAGGGATATACATTCAACAATCAATAGTCGCTATCCACTTGTGGAACAAGTACAAATTAGTACATTAGTACAAGGGAAACAAGCCAAAGACGACATTATAGAAAAGATTAAGTATTCAGATCAATTAGATGTAGATACCATTATTGTTGGACGTGGTGGAGGATCAATTGAAGATTTATGGAACTTTAATGAAGAAGAAGTTGTTAAAGCTATATTTGAATGTCAAACGCCAATTATCTCAGCAGTTGGACATGAAACCGATTTTACATTAAGTGATTTTGTGGCTGATGTAAGAGCGGCTACACCAACACAAGCTGCAGTTATGGCAACGCCAGATCAGTACGAATTATTGCAACAAATCAAGCAATATCAATTCACTCTAACTAGACATATTAAACAATATGTGGAACAACATAAAAAGCATCTTGAACATCTAGCCTCGTACTACAAATTTAAACAGCCATCTCTCTTATATGATCAACAAATTCAAAGAAGAGATGATCTTGAGAAGCAATTAAATCAAAAGTTGGCTAGTAAGTTAGAGCAACAACAACATCAATTAAATATTTTGAAACAAAGATTTAATCCAAAACATCTCGAAACGTCTATTGTTAGAAATCAACAACAAAATGGTCAACTTAAATCACGACTAACTCAAAAGATAAATAACGATTTATCACAATATAAAAATGCACTTAAATCAAAAATTGAACAACTGAATCAATTAAGCCCAACAAATACTATGTTACGTGGATACGCAATTGTAAACAAAGATGATGACGTAGTTACAAGTACCAAAGATATGTCGGAAAATGATGAAATTGTTTTAACTATGAAAGATGGACAAATTGATGCTATTGTTAAGAAAGTAAGGTGTAATGATGAGTAA
- a CDS encoding exodeoxyribonuclease VII small subunit — protein sequence MSKEKQSFEEMMQELESIVQKLDNETVSLEESLDLYQRGMKLSTACDSTLKDAEKKVNKLMQEEAEEQDNEETTNE from the coding sequence ATGAGTAAAGAAAAACAAAGCTTTGAAGAAATGATGCAAGAACTTGAGAGCATTGTACAAAAATTAGATAATGAAACTGTATCATTAGAAGAATCTCTAGATTTATATCAACGAGGAATGAAATTATCTACAGCATGCGATTCAACATTAAAAGATGCCGAGAAAAAGGTAAATAAATTAATGCAAGAAGAAGCAGAGGAACAAGATAATGAAGAAACTACAAATGAATGA